One genomic segment of Bacteroides caccae includes these proteins:
- a CDS encoding Nif3-like dinuclear metal center hexameric protein, which translates to MKIKEIVSALEQFAPLPLQDGFDNAGLQIGLTDAEAAGALLCLDVTEAVLDEAIALGYNLVISHHPLIFKGYKSITGKDYVERCMLKAIKNDIVIYSAHTNLDNAQGGVNYKIAEKIGLKNLKVLEPKENSLIKLVTFVPNAQADAVREALFAAGCGNIGNYDSCSYNLEGEGTFRAKEGTHPFCGAIGELHREGEVRIETILPAFKKSAVVRALLAVHPYEEPAFDIYPLQNDWTQAGSGIIGELDESETELEFLKRIKKTFEVGCLRHNKLTGREIRKVALCGGAGAFLLPQAIRSGADVFITGEIKYHDYFGHEGEILMTEIGHYESEQYTKEIFYSIIRDLFPNFALQLSKINTNPIKYL; encoded by the coding sequence ATGAAAATTAAGGAAATAGTAAGCGCCCTTGAACAATTCGCGCCTCTGCCATTGCAAGACGGTTTCGATAATGCCGGCCTGCAAATCGGATTGACAGATGCGGAAGCAGCAGGGGCTTTGTTGTGTCTTGACGTCACCGAGGCTGTGTTGGATGAAGCTATCGCGTTGGGATACAATCTCGTCATATCACATCATCCGCTGATTTTTAAAGGATATAAGTCCATTACGGGCAAAGATTATGTGGAACGCTGTATGCTGAAAGCAATAAAGAATGATATTGTGATCTATTCGGCACATACCAATCTTGATAATGCCCAAGGCGGAGTGAATTATAAGATAGCCGAAAAAATTGGACTGAAGAATCTGAAAGTACTTGAACCGAAGGAGAATAGCCTGATTAAATTGGTTACATTTGTTCCTAATGCGCAAGCTGATGCAGTGCGGGAAGCGCTGTTTGCTGCGGGATGCGGAAACATAGGCAACTATGATTCATGCAGTTACAATTTAGAAGGAGAGGGGACTTTCCGGGCAAAGGAGGGAACGCATCCTTTCTGTGGGGCAATCGGCGAATTGCATCGTGAAGGAGAAGTAAGGATAGAGACTATCCTCCCTGCATTCAAAAAATCGGCAGTCGTCAGAGCCTTGCTGGCCGTTCATCCTTATGAGGAACCGGCGTTCGACATTTATCCGTTGCAGAACGACTGGACACAGGCAGGCTCGGGAATTATCGGTGAACTGGATGAATCGGAAACCGAACTTGAATTTCTGAAACGTATCAAAAAAACCTTCGAGGTTGGCTGTCTGCGCCATAATAAGTTGACGGGCAGGGAAATACGAAAAGTAGCACTATGCGGAGGTGCAGGCGCGTTTCTGCTTCCACAGGCAATCCGGTCGGGAGCGGATGTTTTTATTACAGGTGAGATAAAGTATCATGATTATTTCGGTCACGAAGGGGAAATCCTGATGACGGAAATTGGTCATTACGAAAGCGAACAATATACAAAAGAAATTTTTTATTCCATAATCCGGGATTTATTTCCTAATTTTGCGCTCCAATTGAGTAAAATAAATACGAATCCCATAAAATATTTGTAA
- a CDS encoding RagB/SusD family nutrient uptake outer membrane protein: MKFNTIKRTTKNVIIVLMAGLFVSSCSDYLDVVPDNVPTLDHAFANRHACEGYLFTCYSYLPAMGDFIETPDFQGADEFYFGEMTTVKNGLDRKMWGLTFGLQNKTNPIGNTWDGQYEEQSNQFGKVWFGQPLYKAIRDCNIFLENVNRPYDLEEYERKRWVAEVKFLKAFYHFYLMRMYGPIVLIKENQPVSDTPEQMAQYRTPFDECVQYVSNLLDEAIVDLPEKIQDRSNEMGRATKAIALSVKAQLLTMAASPLFNGNPDYANVVDNRNVHLFSIEKDDNKWKLAADACKAAIDAIEAADGGLLFPEDVPMIPELVGVEVDTLKQEYYLRAIMISKWNKETVWGSVKNHFVDRVQRYTSCKVSAKEASQVWVSQLFSPTFDVVEAYYTKNGVPMEEDREFDYQHRYEPRLATSEYKWYIREGEYTAGLHFDRELRFYASIGFNRAIWWGNGKYDFKRKDYNNKDEVRYIRAYAGNASTEIAGKSGESYSFTGYWAKKLHSPLMDTSTGGSGTWGGDGRIPFPIIRVADLYLLYAETLNESASTPPDDAYKYLDLVRKRAGLKGVKEAWQKYSIYPDKPLSKEGLREIIHRERRIELAMEGARTWDLRRWKEAENELNKDVRTWNIDGADKEDYYNVISIDRRSFTRKEYLWPIKEYNLTVNKNLVQNYGW; this comes from the coding sequence ATGAAATTTAATACAATAAAAAGGACAACAAAGAATGTAATTATCGTCTTAATGGCGGGATTATTCGTTTCTTCATGCAGTGATTATCTGGATGTTGTGCCCGATAATGTTCCGACGCTCGATCATGCTTTTGCTAATCGGCACGCTTGCGAAGGATACCTGTTCACGTGTTACAGTTATTTGCCCGCAATGGGAGACTTTATTGAGACTCCTGACTTTCAGGGGGCGGATGAGTTTTATTTTGGTGAAATGACCACAGTAAAAAATGGGTTAGATCGCAAAATGTGGGGACTGACATTCGGACTTCAGAATAAAACGAATCCGATAGGCAATACTTGGGATGGCCAATACGAAGAACAATCCAACCAATTTGGTAAAGTCTGGTTCGGGCAACCTCTTTACAAGGCAATTCGCGACTGTAATATTTTCCTGGAAAATGTAAACCGTCCTTATGACCTGGAAGAATACGAACGCAAACGTTGGGTGGCGGAAGTGAAATTCTTGAAAGCATTTTATCATTTCTACCTGATGCGTATGTATGGTCCGATCGTTTTGATAAAGGAGAACCAGCCGGTTTCCGATACTCCGGAGCAAATGGCACAGTATCGTACTCCGTTTGACGAATGTGTGCAATATGTCAGTAACTTGTTGGACGAAGCCATTGTAGATCTTCCAGAGAAGATACAAGACCGAAGTAATGAAATGGGGCGTGCAACGAAAGCGATTGCTTTGAGTGTAAAGGCGCAATTGTTGACAATGGCAGCAAGTCCTTTATTCAATGGTAATCCGGATTATGCCAATGTGGTGGATAACAGAAATGTACATCTGTTTAGTATTGAAAAAGATGATAACAAATGGAAACTGGCAGCCGATGCGTGTAAAGCCGCGATTGATGCAATCGAAGCAGCTGACGGAGGTTTACTTTTTCCCGAAGATGTTCCTATGATTCCCGAACTGGTAGGTGTAGAGGTTGATACTTTAAAACAAGAGTATTATCTCCGTGCTATAATGATCTCCAAATGGAATAAGGAAACTGTATGGGGATCTGTGAAGAATCATTTTGTTGACCGAGTACAAAGATATACTAGTTGTAAGGTTTCTGCGAAAGAAGCCTCACAAGTGTGGGTATCGCAATTGTTTTCCCCTACATTTGATGTAGTGGAAGCTTATTACACCAAGAATGGCGTACCTATGGAAGAAGACCGTGAATTTGACTATCAACATCGTTATGAACCCCGTCTGGCTACTTCAGAATATAAATGGTATATCCGGGAAGGCGAATATACCGCCGGCTTGCATTTCGACCGTGAACTTCGTTTTTATGCCTCTATCGGTTTCAACAGAGCTATCTGGTGGGGAAACGGAAAATATGACTTTAAGAGAAAAGATTATAACAACAAGGATGAAGTACGTTATATTAGAGCTTATGCAGGTAATGCAAGTACAGAGATAGCTGGAAAATCAGGAGAGTCGTACAGTTTTACAGGATATTGGGCAAAGAAACTGCATAGCCCGTTAATGGATACTTCAACAGGAGGTTCCGGTACATGGGGAGGTGACGGAAGGATTCCGTTCCCGATAATCCGAGTGGCCGATTTATATTTGTTGTATGCAGAAACATTGAACGAATCTGCATCCACCCCACCGGATGATGCATACAAATACTTGGATTTAGTGCGCAAACGTGCCGGATTGAAAGGAGTTAAGGAAGCTTGGCAAAAATATTCCATTTACCCGGATAAGCCGTTGAGTAAAGAGGGTCTTCGTGAGATTATTCATCGTGAGCGTCGTATTGAGCTGGCTATGGAAGGCGCTCGCACCTGGGATTTACGCAGGTGGAAGGAAGCGGAGAATGAATTGAACAAAGATGTTCGCACTTGGAACATAGACGGAGCAGATAAAGAGGATTATTATAATGTAATATCAATAGATCGTCGCAGCTTCACCCGCAAAGAATATCTTTGGCCTATTAAGGAGTATAACTTGACGGTTAACAAGAATCTGGTACAAAATTATGGCTGGTAA
- a CDS encoding DUF4998 domain-containing protein — translation MKNNYNYLWIVLISFLVSCSDMNDLHQPYLDQGEHIYAAKVDAVVVRPGNERIQLDLFYTAQRIKECVIYWNVRQNSLVKELPASGVNGVPVLLEDMPEGTYSFEIVTKDLYGNESLVVEASGKSYGNSYKSGLINARYSSITKSGEQTIITWRNVEFATEIEFTYETATEGEKTIMIPVTIDGKTILTDNKPGGAFHYVTWYRPTEYAIDDFKCNNVVTGVLPE, via the coding sequence ATGAAGAATAATTATAATTATCTATGGATTGTGCTAATATCCTTTCTTGTTTCTTGCTCTGATATGAATGATTTGCATCAGCCTTATTTGGATCAGGGAGAACATATTTATGCAGCAAAAGTGGATGCGGTGGTGGTTCGCCCCGGAAATGAACGCATTCAGTTGGACCTGTTCTATACAGCACAACGTATTAAAGAGTGTGTTATTTATTGGAATGTTCGTCAGAATTCTCTGGTAAAAGAGCTGCCGGCTTCCGGTGTTAATGGTGTTCCGGTATTGCTGGAAGATATGCCTGAAGGCACTTATTCTTTTGAGATTGTAACCAAGGACTTGTATGGCAATGAATCATTAGTGGTAGAAGCCAGTGGAAAATCTTACGGAAACAGTTATAAATCCGGTCTAATTAACGCCCGTTATTCGTCCATAACCAAATCAGGTGAGCAAACGATTATTACATGGAGAAATGTAGAGTTTGCAACTGAAATCGAATTTACTTATGAGACGGCGACTGAAGGAGAAAAGACGATAATGATTCCGGTAACAATTGACGGTAAGACAATACTTACAGACAATAAACCCGGAGGAGCATTTCATTATGTGACTTGGTATCGGCCCACCGAGTATGCAATAGATGATTTCAAATGCAATAATGTTGTCACAGGAGTTCTACCGGAATAA
- a CDS encoding zinc ribbon domain-containing protein, which produces MAREAKKDPNELTVEQKLKTLFQLQTMLSKIDEIKTLRGELPLEVQDLEDEIAGLSTRIDKIKAEVEELRVAIAGKKVEIETAKSSVEKYKSQQDNVRNNREYDFLTKEIEFQTLEIELCEKRIKEYSADKEEKEAEVAKNELVLDERQKDLEQKKGELDEIISETKQEEEKLRDKAKDLETKIEPRLLQSFKRIRKNSRNGLGIVYVQRDACGGCFNKIPPQRQLDIRSRKKVIVCEYCGRIMIDPELAGIQIEHKVEEAPAPTTKRAIRRKTAE; this is translated from the coding sequence ATGGCTAGAGAAGCAAAAAAAGATCCGAATGAGTTGACAGTAGAACAGAAGTTGAAGACGCTGTTCCAACTACAAACGATGTTGTCTAAGATTGATGAAATCAAAACATTGAGAGGTGAACTTCCATTGGAAGTACAGGACCTTGAAGATGAAATTGCTGGTTTGAGTACTCGTATCGACAAGATCAAAGCAGAAGTGGAGGAACTGAGAGTTGCTATTGCCGGCAAGAAGGTGGAAATTGAAACTGCTAAATCTTCAGTAGAAAAATATAAGTCGCAACAGGACAACGTTCGCAATAACCGCGAATACGACTTCCTGACCAAAGAGATCGAGTTCCAGACATTGGAAATTGAACTTTGTGAAAAGAGAATTAAAGAGTATTCTGCAGATAAAGAAGAAAAAGAGGCTGAAGTAGCAAAGAATGAACTGGTGCTTGACGAAAGACAGAAAGACCTTGAACAGAAGAAAGGCGAACTGGACGAAATCATTTCTGAAACCAAGCAGGAAGAAGAAAAACTGAGAGACAAGGCTAAAGACCTGGAAACTAAGATCGAACCGCGCTTGTTACAGTCATTTAAGCGTATCCGTAAGAACTCCCGCAACGGTTTGGGTATTGTATACGTACAGCGTGATGCTTGTGGTGGTTGCTTTAACAAGATTCCGCCTCAGAGACAGTTGGACATCCGTTCACGTAAGAAGGTAATCGTTTGCGAATATTGCGGACGCATCATGATTGACCCTGAATTGGCTGGCATACAAATCGAGCACAAGGTAGAAGAAGCTCCGGCACCAACTACTAAAAGAGCTATCAGAAGAAAAACTGCTGAATAA
- a CDS encoding DUF4891 domain-containing protein, with amino-acid sequence MKTILFYFLLAILVVSCQLKQSENTEKEVSDNVSNSDTEECIADTISATAIFWIDKAETKHCKEWGFRTVKAKVLIHENGKVDLEAFVKKQSPDMEKYVRHHLAKFQVSEKMLESGYVQPGEQFVQLRCLYGKVKAK; translated from the coding sequence ATGAAAACAATTTTATTCTATTTTCTACTAGCTATTTTGGTAGTTTCCTGTCAATTGAAACAGAGCGAGAATACCGAAAAGGAAGTTTCCGACAACGTAAGTAACAGTGATACTGAAGAATGTATTGCGGACACAATAAGCGCCACCGCTATCTTCTGGATAGATAAAGCGGAGACAAAACATTGCAAAGAATGGGGATTCCGTACTGTTAAAGCAAAAGTTCTCATTCATGAAAACGGAAAGGTCGATTTAGAGGCTTTCGTCAAAAAACAATCGCCGGATATGGAGAAGTATGTACGGCATCATCTCGCTAAATTTCAAGTATCAGAAAAAATGTTGGAAAGCGGATATGTGCAACCGGGTGAACAGTTCGTTCAGCTTCGTTGCTTATATGGGAAAGTCAAAGCAAAGTAA
- a CDS encoding DUF4959 domain-containing protein, which produces MKKIVGIINMLCIAILLYSCAEESVGQTPVDNMPPQNVTGVQVQNTPGGALLTYTLPDDEDLLYVKATFILNNGQRSEVKSSVYTNILELQGFGDTNERLVTLVSVDRSQNESEPLEVKVQPLEAPIFGVQKELKLEAAFGGINVTYNNPTESNIVINIDVMNEKNEYVSLEKIYTKAKNGVRKIRGMAAEDTKLRYYVSDRWDNITDKQDITLTPMFEERVPAKSIEPMQSHSAPVDWGWTLNRLFDDNTTTGYQSKADGYWPAYFTFNVKQGPVKLSRIRIQQRKDYEYTHGNLKRFRLLGRNDYPLAGAQIDNESNPEEYLKWEPVGEFESIKPSNSSVTTNEDLEYARQGEDFDIDVNMPAYKYYRVEVLETWSGGLFMCFMEFQMWGRPEGFEFPK; this is translated from the coding sequence ATGAAAAAGATCGTTGGCATCATAAATATGTTATGCATTGCTATATTACTATATAGTTGTGCAGAAGAAAGTGTCGGGCAAACCCCGGTAGATAATATGCCTCCCCAAAATGTGACCGGGGTACAAGTGCAAAATACCCCGGGAGGAGCCTTGTTGACTTATACACTTCCGGATGATGAAGATTTGCTATATGTGAAAGCGACATTTATTTTAAATAACGGGCAAAGGTCGGAAGTAAAATCTTCGGTATATACTAATATACTTGAATTACAAGGGTTTGGAGACACGAATGAACGTCTTGTGACTTTGGTATCGGTAGATAGAAGCCAGAATGAATCGGAACCGCTGGAAGTGAAAGTGCAACCATTGGAAGCACCCATTTTTGGCGTACAGAAAGAATTGAAACTGGAAGCTGCTTTCGGAGGCATTAATGTAACTTACAATAATCCGACAGAATCGAATATTGTGATTAATATTGATGTCATGAACGAGAAGAACGAGTATGTCTCTTTAGAGAAAATCTATACCAAAGCCAAAAATGGTGTCCGCAAGATTCGTGGCATGGCAGCGGAAGATACGAAGTTGAGATATTACGTCTCGGACCGTTGGGATAACATAACGGACAAACAGGACATCACCTTGACGCCAATGTTTGAGGAAAGAGTCCCGGCTAAATCAATAGAACCAATGCAAAGTCATAGTGCGCCCGTTGACTGGGGGTGGACATTGAATCGTCTATTCGATGATAATACTACCACCGGATATCAGTCGAAAGCTGATGGATATTGGCCTGCTTATTTTACGTTTAACGTGAAACAAGGTCCGGTAAAACTAAGCCGTATCAGGATACAGCAACGTAAGGATTATGAATATACGCATGGAAACTTGAAACGTTTCAGATTGTTGGGTAGAAATGATTATCCGTTGGCAGGTGCCCAAATTGATAATGAAAGCAATCCGGAAGAATATCTCAAATGGGAACCGGTGGGAGAATTTGAATCAATAAAACCTTCAAATTCATCGGTAACTACAAATGAAGATCTGGAATATGCAAGACAAGGCGAGGACTTTGATATTGATGTAAATATGCCGGCATATAAATATTATCGTGTTGAAGTGCTCGAAACCTGGAGTGGCGGATTATTCATGTGCTTCATGGAGTTCCAGATGTGGGGCAGACCGGAAGGCTTTGAATTTCCTAAATAA